A genomic window from Syngnathus typhle isolate RoL2023-S1 ecotype Sweden linkage group LG18, RoL_Styp_1.0, whole genome shotgun sequence includes:
- the brsk1a gene encoding serine/threonine-protein kinase BRSK1 isoform X3, producing MSKELSLSQSAQYVGPYRLEKTLGKGQTGLVKLGVHCITGQKVAVKIVNREKLSESVLMKVEREIAILKLIEHPHVLKLHDVYENNKYLYLVLEHVSGGELFDYLVKKGRLTPKEARKFFRQIISALDFCHSHSICHRDLKPENLLLDEKNNIRIADFGMASLQVGDSLLETSCGSPHYACPEVIRGEKYDGRRADVWSCGVILFALLVGALPFDHDNLRQLLEKVKSGVFHMPHFIPPDCQSLLKGMIEVNPEKRLTLETIQKHAWYLGGRNEPCPEQPPPRRVCVGRILSLTELDPDVLDSMHSLGCFRDRVKLTRDLQCEEENQEKMIYYLLLDRKERYPSYEDEDLPQRNDADPPRKRVDSPMLTRHGRCRPERKSLEVLSVTEQGSPTPPRRALDAAHSQRSRSVSGASTGLSSSPLSSPRSYQSPIFTFSQSDVTSAAATPQTKEPKQGSATTPRPARAHEKPKAPPHPKNQTLPSKGPAERLHLQPVKSLPLHNPSSRSPSPSPLLSPVSRFLFPSSSVLKAVTKSLYPNSAHSVPQVTPQGSPLPTPLGTPVHHPHHPSSTPPSSSSSSSSSRAEGGGGVGSLSLTPPSSPGGGSGIAASSSAHWRTRLNSFKNNLLGSPRFHRRKLQVPTSEDMSSLTPESSPELAKKSWFGNFIGLEKEEQIFVVIRDKPLSSVKADIVHAFLSSVGLSASSLSSRRADAVAQSQRHLPDKLQGRIQVLRRPFRLPEARQVPGGYCLLRGREGAGQGEEREGRKEGDGNLQRDVHPHIRSESPVQTSGGNDSSPASQLP from the exons ATGAGTAAGGAACTGTCTTTGAGTCAGTCCGCTCAATATGTCGGACCCTATCGGCTGGAAAAAACGCTGGGCAAGGGACAGACGG GTCTGGTCAAGCTCGGCGTCCACTGCATCACCGGTCAGAAGGTGGCCGTCAAAATCGTCAACAGGGAGAAGCTGTCCGAGTCGGTTTTAATGAAG GTTGAGAGGGAGATCGCCATCCTGAAACTGATCGAGCATCCGCATGTGTTGAAACTGCACGATGTATACGAGAATAACAAGTACCT ATACCTGGTCCTGGAACACGTGTCAGGAGGAGAGCTCTTTGACTACCTGGTGAAGAAAGGCCGTCTGACTCCCAAAGAAGCCAGGAAGTTCTTCAGGCAGATCATTTCTGCTTTGGATTTCTGCCACAGTCACTCCATCTG CCACAGAGACCTAAAGCCTGAGAACCTGCTGCTGGATGAGAAGAACAACATCCGCATCGCTGACTTTGGTATGGCTTCACTCCAGGTTGGAGACAGTCTGTTGGAGACCAGCTGCGG ATCACCGCATTATGCGTGCCCCGAAGTCATACGG GGGGAGAAGTATGATGGAAGGAGAGCAGATGTGTGGAGCTGCGGGGTCATTCTTTTTGCTCTGCTGGTG ggcgccctgcccttcgaCCACGACAATTTACGCCAGCTCCTGGAAAAGGTGAAGAGCGGCGTCTTCCACATGCCGCACTTCATCCCACCGGACTGCCAGTCCCTGCTCAAGGGCATGATCGAGGTCAACCCCGAAAAGCGTCTCACG CTGGAGACCATTCAGAAACACGCCTGGTATCT gggtGGCCGCAACGAGCCTTGTCCAGAGCAGCCTCCACCTCGACGAGTGTGCGTCGGGCGAATCTTATCGCTGACCGAGCTGGACCCGGATGTGTTGGACAGCATGCATTCACTCGGCTGTTTCAGAGACCGCGTCAAGCTCACGCGAGATTTGCAATGTGAAga agaAAACCAGGAAAAGATGATTTACTACCTGCTGTTGGACAGGAAAGAGCGCTACCCCAGCTACGAGGACGAGGACTTGCCTCAGCGCAATGACGCCG ATCCTCCTCGGAAGCGCGTGGACTCTCCCATGCTGACGCGCCACGGTCGCTGCCGTCCAGAGAGGAAGAGCCTGGAGGTGCTGAGCGTCACGGAACAGGGCTCGCCCACACCTCCTCGCCGGGCTCTGGACGCCGCGCACAGCCAGAG GTCTCGCTCAGTGAGCGGAGCTTCCACCGGTCTCTCCTCCAGCCCCCTCAGCAGTCCCAGG TCCTATCAAAGCCCCATTTTCACTTTCAGCCAATCAGACGTCACCTCCGCTGCCGCTACCCCCCAAACAAAGGAGCCCAAACAGGGGAGCGCCACCACACCTCGGCCGGCACGGGCACACGAGAAGCCCAAAGCTCCCCCCCATCCAAAGAACCAGACCCTGCCCAGCAAGGGACCCGCCGAACGGCTTCACCTCCAGCCCGTCAAATCCCTGCCTCTGCACAACCCATCCTCCCGCTCGCCATCCCCCTCTCCCCTGCTCTCACCCGTTTCCCGTTTCCTCTTCCCTTCGTCCTCTGTCCTAAAGGCGGTGACTAAGAGCTTGTACCCAAACTCTGCCCACTCTGTGCCGCAGGTCACTCCCCAGGGCTCTCCGTTGCCCACGCCCTTGGGCACCCCTGTCCACCACCCTCACCACCCTTCCTCCAccccgccctcctcctcctcgtcctcatcctcctcgcgggcagagggagggggcggggtgggCTCCCTGTCGCTCACCCCGCCCTCTAGTCCCGGAGGGGGAAGCGGGATCGCGGCCAGCAGCTCCGCCCATTGGAGGACTCGCCTCAATTCCTTTAAGAACAACTTGTTGGGCTCGCCGCGGTTCCATCGTCGCAAACTGCAAG TCCCGACgtcagaggacatgtccagttTAACGCCGGAATCCAGCCCTGA GCTGGCAAAGAAGTCCTGGTTTGGGAACTTCATCGGCCTGGAGAAAGAGGAGCAGATCTTTGTGGTGATCCGAGACAAACCTCTAAGTTCGGTCAAAGCCGACATCGTCCACGCCTTCCTGTCT TCTGTCGGTCTCTCTGCTTCTTCTCTGTCTTCCCGCCGCGCAGATGCCGTCGCTCAGTCACAGCGTCATCTCCCAGACAAGCTTCAGGGCCGAATACAAGTCCTCCGGCGGCCCTTCCGTCTTCCAGAAGCCCGTCAAGTTCCAGGTGGATATTGCCTTCTCCGAGGGCGAGAGGGAGCGGGACAGGGAGAGGAGCGAGAGGGACGGAAGGAGGGAGACGGGAATCTACAGCGTGACGTTCACCCTCATATCAG GTCCGAGTCGCCGGTTCAGACGAGTGGTGGAAACGATTCAAGCCCAGCTTCTCAGCTCCCATGA
- the brsk1a gene encoding serine/threonine-protein kinase BRSK2 isoform X5 — translation MSKELSLSQSAQYVGPYRLEKTLGKGQTGLVKLGVHCITGQKVAVKIVNREKLSESVLMKVEREIAILKLIEHPHVLKLHDVYENNKYLYLVLEHVSGGELFDYLVKKGRLTPKEARKFFRQIISALDFCHSHSICHRDLKPENLLLDEKNNIRIADFGMASLQVGDSLLETSCGSPHYACPEVIRGEKYDGRRADVWSCGVILFALLVGALPFDHDNLRQLLEKVKSGVFHMPHFIPPDCQSLLKGMIEVNPEKRLTLETIQKHAWYLGGRNEPCPEQPPPRRVCVGRILSLTELDPDVLDSMHSLGCFRDRVKLTRDLQCEEENQEKMIYYLLLDRKERYPSYEDEDLPQRNDADPPRKRVDSPMLTRHGRCRPERKSLEVLSVTEQGSPTPPRRALDAAHSQRSRSVSGASTGLSSSPLSSPRVTPQGSPLPTPLGTPVHHPHHPSSTPPSSSSSSSSSRAEGGGGVGSLSLTPPSSPGGGSGIAASSSAHWRTRLNSFKNNLLGSPRFHRRKLQVPTSEDMSSLTPESSPELAKKSWFGNFIGLEKEEQIFVVIRDKPLSSVKADIVHAFLSMPSLSHSVISQTSFRAEYKSSGGPSVFQKPVKFQVDIAFSEGERERDRERSERDGRRETGIYSVTFTLISGPSRRFRRVVETIQAQLLSSHDQPLVQALSDPFPDEKNGRPHRTPTRQNSRRSEGGGDRCEWGDRADGAGIGGSGGVLQRRGSAKERTRLLSTNGTQSQP, via the exons ATGAGTAAGGAACTGTCTTTGAGTCAGTCCGCTCAATATGTCGGACCCTATCGGCTGGAAAAAACGCTGGGCAAGGGACAGACGG GTCTGGTCAAGCTCGGCGTCCACTGCATCACCGGTCAGAAGGTGGCCGTCAAAATCGTCAACAGGGAGAAGCTGTCCGAGTCGGTTTTAATGAAG GTTGAGAGGGAGATCGCCATCCTGAAACTGATCGAGCATCCGCATGTGTTGAAACTGCACGATGTATACGAGAATAACAAGTACCT ATACCTGGTCCTGGAACACGTGTCAGGAGGAGAGCTCTTTGACTACCTGGTGAAGAAAGGCCGTCTGACTCCCAAAGAAGCCAGGAAGTTCTTCAGGCAGATCATTTCTGCTTTGGATTTCTGCCACAGTCACTCCATCTG CCACAGAGACCTAAAGCCTGAGAACCTGCTGCTGGATGAGAAGAACAACATCCGCATCGCTGACTTTGGTATGGCTTCACTCCAGGTTGGAGACAGTCTGTTGGAGACCAGCTGCGG ATCACCGCATTATGCGTGCCCCGAAGTCATACGG GGGGAGAAGTATGATGGAAGGAGAGCAGATGTGTGGAGCTGCGGGGTCATTCTTTTTGCTCTGCTGGTG ggcgccctgcccttcgaCCACGACAATTTACGCCAGCTCCTGGAAAAGGTGAAGAGCGGCGTCTTCCACATGCCGCACTTCATCCCACCGGACTGCCAGTCCCTGCTCAAGGGCATGATCGAGGTCAACCCCGAAAAGCGTCTCACG CTGGAGACCATTCAGAAACACGCCTGGTATCT gggtGGCCGCAACGAGCCTTGTCCAGAGCAGCCTCCACCTCGACGAGTGTGCGTCGGGCGAATCTTATCGCTGACCGAGCTGGACCCGGATGTGTTGGACAGCATGCATTCACTCGGCTGTTTCAGAGACCGCGTCAAGCTCACGCGAGATTTGCAATGTGAAga agaAAACCAGGAAAAGATGATTTACTACCTGCTGTTGGACAGGAAAGAGCGCTACCCCAGCTACGAGGACGAGGACTTGCCTCAGCGCAATGACGCCG ATCCTCCTCGGAAGCGCGTGGACTCTCCCATGCTGACGCGCCACGGTCGCTGCCGTCCAGAGAGGAAGAGCCTGGAGGTGCTGAGCGTCACGGAACAGGGCTCGCCCACACCTCCTCGCCGGGCTCTGGACGCCGCGCACAGCCAGAG GTCTCGCTCAGTGAGCGGAGCTTCCACCGGTCTCTCCTCCAGCCCCCTCAGCAGTCCCAGG GTCACTCCCCAGGGCTCTCCGTTGCCCACGCCCTTGGGCACCCCTGTCCACCACCCTCACCACCCTTCCTCCAccccgccctcctcctcctcgtcctcatcctcctcgcgggcagagggagggggcggggtgggCTCCCTGTCGCTCACCCCGCCCTCTAGTCCCGGAGGGGGAAGCGGGATCGCGGCCAGCAGCTCCGCCCATTGGAGGACTCGCCTCAATTCCTTTAAGAACAACTTGTTGGGCTCGCCGCGGTTCCATCGTCGCAAACTGCAAG TCCCGACgtcagaggacatgtccagttTAACGCCGGAATCCAGCCCTGA GCTGGCAAAGAAGTCCTGGTTTGGGAACTTCATCGGCCTGGAGAAAGAGGAGCAGATCTTTGTGGTGATCCGAGACAAACCTCTAAGTTCGGTCAAAGCCGACATCGTCCACGCCTTCCTGTCT ATGCCGTCGCTCAGTCACAGCGTCATCTCCCAGACAAGCTTCAGGGCCGAATACAAGTCCTCCGGCGGCCCTTCCGTCTTCCAGAAGCCCGTCAAGTTCCAGGTGGATATTGCCTTCTCCGAGGGCGAGAGGGAGCGGGACAGGGAGAGGAGCGAGAGGGACGGAAGGAGGGAGACGGGAATCTACAGCGTGACGTTCACCCTCATATCAG GTCCGAGTCGCCGGTTCAGACGAGTGGTGGAAACGATTCAAGCCCAGCTTCTCAGCTCCCATGATCAACCCCTGGTGCAAGCCCTATCT GATCCCTTCCCAGATGAGAAGAACGGCCGACCCCACAGGACCCCCACCCGCCAAAATTCCAGGCGCTCAGAGGGTGGGGGCGACAGGTGCGAGTGGGGCGACCGAGCGGATGGCGCAGGCATCGGAGGCAGCGGCGGCGTTCTGCAGCGCAGAGGCTCGGCCAAGGAGAGAACCCGACTGCTGTCCACCAACGGAACCCAATCGCAACCGTAG